A genome region from Alicyclobacillus acidocaldarius subsp. acidocaldarius DSM 446 includes the following:
- the ilvB gene encoding biosynthetic-type acetolactate synthase large subunit has protein sequence MSKPADDETLTRSGEGGAMWMKGADMVVEALRREQVEVIFGYPGGAVLPLYDALYQCGIRHVLTRHEQGAIHAAEGYARVTGKPGVVIATSGPGATNLVTGLADAMMDSIPLVAITGQVAKTVIGTDAFQETSIIGISTPITKHNYQIRHASEIPKVFKEAFHIANSGRKGPVLIDIPKDVSGEEAWFAYDDPPQLPGYQPTVVPHHMQIRKLMHGLQHAKRPVVLAGAGVLHARATEKLLAFVEKYQLPVVQTLLGLGSFPASHPLCLGMGGMHGSAAANKALYETDFLINLGARFDDRLTGKLEHFAPHAVVAHIDIDPAEIGKNVPTDIPVVGDVGEALSMMLSIDVPAPDAEAWREELLRVKRELPFWWVQDGKHIKPQRLISEIARITKGDVVVTTDVGQHQMWAAQFFPLNQPDRWVTSGGLGTMGFGLPAAIGAHFGQPDKLVVAILGDAGFQMTLQELAVIGEHQLPIKVVIVNNSALGMVRQWQELFHGERYSESLLPWQPDFVKLGEAYRIPSARVERDEDLTAALEAFLSEPGPGLLECVVDPNENVYPMVAPGTGIHQMVGVRP, from the coding sequence ATGTCAAAACCGGCAGATGACGAGACGCTGACGCGCTCGGGAGAAGGCGGAGCCATGTGGATGAAAGGTGCCGACATGGTCGTAGAGGCGCTGCGCCGCGAGCAGGTCGAGGTCATCTTCGGGTATCCCGGTGGAGCGGTGCTACCGCTGTACGACGCGCTCTACCAATGTGGCATTCGCCATGTGTTGACACGCCATGAGCAAGGCGCCATTCACGCTGCGGAGGGCTACGCTCGCGTAACGGGAAAGCCGGGCGTCGTGATCGCCACAAGTGGGCCAGGTGCCACGAACCTCGTCACCGGGTTGGCCGACGCGATGATGGACAGCATTCCGCTCGTCGCCATCACGGGACAGGTGGCGAAGACGGTGATTGGCACCGATGCGTTTCAGGAGACGTCCATCATTGGCATCTCGACGCCCATCACAAAGCATAACTATCAGATTCGGCACGCGTCGGAGATTCCGAAGGTCTTCAAAGAGGCGTTCCACATCGCCAACTCGGGCCGTAAAGGGCCTGTGCTGATCGATATTCCCAAGGACGTCTCAGGGGAAGAGGCGTGGTTCGCGTATGACGATCCGCCGCAGCTGCCGGGGTATCAGCCGACTGTGGTGCCTCACCACATGCAGATTCGGAAGTTGATGCACGGCTTGCAACACGCCAAGCGGCCCGTGGTGCTGGCAGGAGCCGGCGTCCTGCACGCGAGGGCGACCGAGAAGCTCCTGGCGTTCGTCGAAAAGTATCAGCTTCCGGTGGTGCAGACCTTGCTCGGCCTTGGCAGCTTTCCGGCGTCTCACCCGCTCTGCCTCGGCATGGGCGGTATGCACGGAAGCGCGGCGGCCAACAAGGCGCTGTACGAGACGGACTTCCTCATCAATCTCGGCGCCCGGTTTGACGATCGGCTGACCGGCAAGTTGGAGCACTTCGCGCCGCACGCCGTCGTGGCGCACATCGACATCGATCCGGCCGAGATCGGCAAAAACGTCCCGACCGACATTCCGGTGGTGGGCGACGTCGGCGAGGCGCTCTCCATGATGCTCAGCATCGACGTCCCGGCGCCGGACGCGGAGGCGTGGCGCGAGGAACTGCTGCGGGTGAAAAGGGAACTTCCGTTTTGGTGGGTCCAGGATGGGAAGCACATCAAGCCGCAGCGGCTCATCTCGGAAATTGCGCGGATCACAAAGGGGGACGTCGTGGTCACAACGGACGTCGGCCAACACCAAATGTGGGCTGCGCAATTCTTCCCGCTGAATCAGCCGGATCGGTGGGTGACCTCCGGTGGACTGGGCACCATGGGTTTTGGCTTACCAGCGGCCATCGGTGCGCACTTCGGACAGCCGGATAAGCTCGTGGTGGCGATCCTGGGCGACGCGGGGTTCCAGATGACGCTGCAGGAACTCGCCGTGATTGGCGAGCACCAGTTGCCCATCAAGGTCGTGATCGTCAACAACAGCGCGCTGGGCATGGTGAGGCAGTGGCAGGAGCTGTTTCACGGCGAGCGGTACTCGGAATCGCTGCTTCCGTGGCAGCCTGACTTCGTGAAGCTGGGCGAGGCGTACCGCATTCCCTCGGCGCGCGTGGAGCGGGACGAGGATCTGACCGCAGCGCTCGAGGCGTTTCTCAGTGAACCGGGTCCAGGTCTCCTGGAGTGCGTGGTGGATCCGAACGAGAACGTGTACCCCATGGTCGCGCCGGGCACCGGGATCCACCAGATGGTGGGGGTGAGGCCATGA
- the ilvD gene encoding dihydroxy-acid dehydratase — MRSDMIKKGVDRAPHRALLYATGVKPRDLSKPFIGVCNSYVDIVPGHVHLREFAEVVKDAIRQAGGVPFEFNTIGVDDGIAMGHIGMRYSLASRELIADSAETMINAHWFDGVFFIPNCDKITPGMLMAAVRCNVPAVFVSGGPMEAGRSRTGRPLSLSSVFEGVGQYMSGQISEDDLLDLERNACPTCGSCSGMFTANSMNCIMEMLGIALPGNGTLVATSKERHELIYEAAKHLIRMVEQDIRPRDIITREAIDDAFALDMAMGGSTNTVLHLMAIAHEAGIDYSLSDINEIAKRVPYLAKISPASEYSIQDVHRAGGVSAIIRELCEHTDAVHPDRITVTGKTLYEQVKDAKILDERVIRPASNPYSREGGLSILFGNLAPDGAVLKVGAVDPDIQRFVGRAICFNSQDEAMEGINSGKVQPGHVVVIRYEGPKGGPGMPEMLAPTSSIVGRGLGREVALITDGRFSGATRGICVGHISPEAGVGGPIALVEDGDEIEIDIPNRAITLKVSDEELAARRARYQPPAKEKLTGYLARYQKLVTSANTGAVLTVDA; from the coding sequence ATGAGAAGCGACATGATCAAAAAGGGCGTGGACCGGGCGCCGCACAGGGCCCTGCTCTATGCCACGGGCGTCAAACCCAGGGATCTGTCCAAACCGTTTATCGGCGTGTGCAACTCGTACGTCGACATCGTTCCGGGCCACGTTCATCTCCGCGAATTCGCGGAAGTCGTGAAAGATGCCATCCGCCAGGCAGGTGGCGTCCCGTTCGAATTCAACACCATCGGTGTGGACGACGGGATCGCCATGGGGCACATCGGCATGCGGTATTCGCTCGCGAGCCGCGAGCTCATCGCCGATTCGGCCGAGACGATGATCAACGCCCACTGGTTCGACGGCGTCTTTTTCATCCCCAACTGTGACAAGATCACGCCCGGCATGCTCATGGCGGCCGTGCGCTGCAACGTGCCGGCGGTCTTCGTCTCCGGCGGCCCGATGGAGGCCGGGAGGTCGCGCACGGGTCGTCCGCTTTCCCTCAGCTCGGTCTTCGAAGGCGTGGGCCAGTACATGAGCGGGCAAATCTCCGAAGATGACCTGCTGGATCTGGAGCGGAACGCGTGTCCCACGTGTGGCTCGTGTTCTGGCATGTTCACCGCCAACTCCATGAACTGCATCATGGAGATGCTGGGGATTGCGCTCCCCGGCAATGGCACGCTGGTCGCCACGTCCAAGGAGCGGCACGAGCTGATTTATGAGGCCGCCAAACACCTCATTCGCATGGTGGAGCAGGACATTCGGCCGCGCGACATCATCACCCGCGAAGCCATTGATGACGCGTTCGCGCTGGATATGGCCATGGGCGGATCGACCAACACGGTTCTGCACCTGATGGCCATCGCGCATGAGGCGGGCATCGACTATTCCCTGAGCGATATCAACGAAATTGCCAAAAGAGTGCCGTATCTCGCGAAGATTAGTCCCGCGTCCGAGTACAGCATCCAGGACGTGCACCGCGCGGGCGGCGTGTCCGCCATCATCCGCGAGCTGTGCGAACACACCGACGCGGTTCACCCGGATCGCATCACGGTGACGGGCAAGACGCTGTACGAGCAGGTCAAGGACGCGAAGATCCTCGACGAACGCGTCATCCGCCCGGCTTCCAACCCGTACAGCCGCGAGGGCGGTCTGTCCATCCTGTTTGGCAATCTCGCGCCGGACGGCGCGGTGCTGAAAGTCGGTGCGGTCGATCCCGACATCCAGCGATTCGTGGGCCGCGCCATCTGCTTCAATTCGCAGGACGAGGCGATGGAGGGCATCAACAGCGGCAAGGTGCAACCGGGTCACGTCGTGGTCATTCGCTATGAAGGGCCGAAGGGCGGGCCGGGGATGCCCGAGATGCTGGCGCCCACGTCGTCCATCGTGGGCCGGGGCCTCGGCCGCGAGGTGGCCCTTATCACGGACGGCCGGTTTTCGGGGGCCACGCGAGGGATTTGCGTCGGCCATATCTCGCCCGAGGCCGGCGTAGGTGGGCCGATTGCGCTCGTCGAGGATGGGGACGAGATCGAGATCGACATTCCGAATCGCGCCATCACCCTGAAGGTGTCGGACGAGGAACTGGCAGCGCGCAGGGCGCGATATCAGCCGCCCGCGAAAGAAAAGCTCACGGGCTACCTCGCTCGATATCAGAAGTTGGTCACGTCGGCGAACACCGGTGCTGTTCTGACGGTGGACGCATGA
- the ilvE gene encoding branched-chain-amino-acid transaminase, producing the protein MASQVFLDGEFVSSDAASVSVFDHGLLYGDGVFEGIRAYDGNVFRLKPHMDRLYRSAKSILLEIPYTQDELTELVCETVRRNHLSSAYIRLVVTRGSGDLGLNPYNCAKARVFIIAEQLSMFPKALYEQGIRAITAATRRTRGDVLNPKIKSLNYLNNILIKMEAIHAGANEAIVLNHEGYVVEGSGENIFLVRDGVLITPPAYLGALEGITRQAVIDLAPALGLEVRQEPFTQHDVYVADEVFLTGTAAEIVPVVEVDRRAIGHGVPGPVTKRVHAAFQEIVRADGVRIEGARV; encoded by the coding sequence GTGGCATCACAGGTTTTTCTTGACGGCGAATTTGTCTCCAGCGACGCAGCCAGCGTGTCAGTGTTCGATCACGGCCTCCTGTACGGCGATGGCGTCTTCGAAGGAATCCGCGCATATGACGGGAACGTATTCCGCCTCAAGCCGCACATGGACCGACTTTATCGTTCGGCCAAGTCCATTCTTCTCGAGATTCCGTATACGCAGGACGAATTGACGGAACTCGTGTGCGAGACCGTCCGGCGCAATCATCTGTCCTCGGCGTACATCCGCCTCGTGGTCACGCGCGGAAGTGGGGACCTGGGGCTGAATCCATACAACTGCGCGAAGGCCCGCGTCTTCATCATCGCGGAGCAGCTCTCGATGTTTCCAAAGGCGCTGTACGAGCAGGGCATTCGCGCCATCACGGCTGCAACGCGCCGCACGCGGGGCGACGTGCTCAATCCGAAGATCAAGTCTCTCAATTATCTCAACAATATTCTGATTAAAATGGAAGCCATTCATGCAGGTGCCAATGAAGCGATTGTGCTCAACCACGAGGGCTATGTGGTGGAGGGTTCCGGCGAGAACATCTTCCTCGTGCGCGATGGCGTCCTCATCACCCCGCCGGCTTATCTCGGGGCCCTCGAGGGCATCACGCGCCAGGCGGTCATCGACTTGGCTCCTGCGCTCGGCCTCGAGGTTCGACAGGAACCGTTCACCCAGCACGACGTGTACGTGGCGGACGAGGTGTTTCTCACAGGCACAGCCGCGGAGATTGTCCCGGTGGTCGAGGTGGACCGGCGCGCCATTGGTCACGGCGTTCCAGGGCCGGTGACGAAGCGGGTGCACGCGGCGTTCCAGGAAATCGTGCGCGCGGACGGCGTGCGCATCGAAGGGGCTCGCGTCTGA
- a CDS encoding homoserine dehydrogenase, translated as MQIPIGLLGCGTVGAGVVSLVRRRADRVANMTGLRPVIQKILVRDLHKDRGVHFEHEQLTTSAEDILGDPDIQIVVETIGGIEPARTYILEALARKKHVVTANKDLIALHGPEILQTAAANGVSILFEASVGGAIPLLGPLQENLTANEVTDLKGIINGTTNFILSKMTEEGLDFDEALALAQELGYAEADPSSDVDGLDAARKLVILASIAFHTEVHLSDVRVEGIRHVTASDVRYADEAGYVIKLLADGRDRNGRLSLSVRPTLIPKSHPLAHVSDAFNALFVRGDAAGDLMFFGRGAGRMPTASAVVGDIIALVRNLKLGVVTSWPYALAGSRKPVVDFEDDLYKFYFRLMAADQPGVFAQVAHLFGELRVSMETVLQKRVAGGQAEIVIVSHEIPGKLAHEVATRLRSMPNIAVEAVMPVEPVNE; from the coding sequence ATGCAGATACCCATCGGCCTCTTGGGATGTGGCACCGTAGGCGCAGGCGTGGTATCGCTGGTGCGCAGAAGGGCGGATCGCGTCGCGAACATGACCGGTCTGCGCCCTGTCATTCAGAAGATCCTCGTGCGCGATCTTCACAAGGATCGCGGCGTGCACTTCGAACACGAACAACTCACGACGTCCGCCGAAGACATCCTGGGCGATCCCGACATTCAAATTGTCGTGGAGACCATCGGTGGAATCGAACCTGCGCGTACCTACATCCTCGAGGCTCTGGCGCGCAAGAAGCACGTGGTCACAGCGAACAAGGATCTCATCGCGCTTCATGGCCCGGAGATTCTTCAGACGGCCGCGGCGAACGGGGTCAGCATCCTGTTTGAGGCGTCGGTCGGCGGCGCCATTCCCCTGCTGGGGCCGCTTCAGGAGAACCTCACCGCAAACGAGGTCACGGATCTCAAGGGCATCATCAATGGGACCACGAATTTCATCTTGTCCAAGATGACCGAGGAGGGCTTGGACTTTGACGAGGCGCTGGCCCTCGCGCAGGAGTTGGGCTACGCGGAGGCGGATCCGTCGAGCGACGTCGACGGCCTCGACGCAGCGCGAAAGCTCGTCATTCTGGCTTCCATCGCGTTTCACACCGAGGTGCATTTGTCGGATGTGCGCGTCGAGGGGATTCGACACGTGACGGCGAGCGACGTGCGGTATGCGGACGAGGCCGGATATGTCATCAAGCTGCTGGCCGACGGTCGGGATCGCAACGGACGGCTGTCGTTGTCCGTGCGCCCGACGCTCATCCCGAAGAGCCATCCTCTGGCTCACGTTTCGGACGCATTCAACGCGCTGTTCGTCCGCGGAGACGCAGCGGGGGACCTCATGTTTTTCGGCCGCGGCGCCGGGCGAATGCCCACGGCGAGCGCCGTGGTCGGCGATATCATCGCGCTCGTCCGCAACCTCAAGCTCGGCGTCGTGACGAGTTGGCCGTACGCGCTGGCGGGAAGCCGCAAGCCGGTGGTCGACTTCGAGGACGATCTCTACAAGTTCTACTTCCGGCTCATGGCCGCCGATCAGCCGGGCGTCTTTGCGCAAGTGGCTCATCTGTTTGGGGAACTGCGGGTGAGCATGGAGACGGTCTTGCAGAAGCGCGTCGCGGGCGGACAGGCCGAGATCGTCATCGTGTCCCACGAGATCCCGGGTAAGCTTGCGCATGAGGTCGCGACGCGGCTTCGCTCGATGCCGAATATTGCGGTGGAAGCCGTCATGCCGGTCGAGCCGGTCAACGAGTGA